CTTTATCTGTTAAATAATTTAAATTTAACAAAATCATAATCCTAACCAAAACATTAAAGGAATGAATAAAAAAACAATATCAATAAATCAACTGTCAAAATGGGGTTTGTTAAGGCAAATAAAATTTGAAGAAATAATTGATTTGAATTTAAAAAGTATTCCCGAACCAAATGAGGCTGAGATTAAAGAAAAAATTCAAGAATGGTGCAAAATAAATCAAATTCAATCAGAAAAACATTTAAAAGAGTGGAAAAATAGAAATGGGTTTAATGAAGAACCCTGGAAAGAATTTATATCAAGAAAGTGGAAATGGACCAAGTGGTGCTCAAAAAAATTTGAAGATAAACTTTCAAACTATTATCTTGAAAGAAAGTCTATGTTAGACAAAGTAAATTATTCCCTTATAAGAGTAACAAGTAAAAATCTTGCAGACGAGCTTTATCTACGAATAAAAGAAGAGGAATCCAGTTTCGAAACAATTGCTAGAGAATATTCAGAAGGACCAGAGAAAATGACTTCTGGGAATATTGGTCCAGTACCTTTGGGCAATGCTCATCCAAGCCTTGCAAAAATATTAGAAGTAAGTAAAAAAGGTCAAATTTGGCCTCC
The nucleotide sequence above comes from Prochlorococcus marinus XMU1406. Encoded proteins:
- a CDS encoding peptidylprolyl isomerase → MNKKTISINQLSKWGLLRQIKFEEIIDLNLKSIPEPNEAEIKEKIQEWCKINQIQSEKHLKEWKNRNGFNEEPWKEFISRKWKWTKWCSKKFEDKLSNYYLERKSMLDKVNYSLIRVTSKNLADELYLRIKEEESSFETIAREYSEGPEKMTSGNIGPVPLGNAHPSLAKILEVSKKGQIWPPKKLESWWVIIKLNYLRSIPLDDKLSTLLSNELGKEFIEKLVDNDLKKNSVNFL